The segment GCTGTGGTTGTTAATTGGTGTAACTATTGTTGATATTGTTGATAAGTCCCACTCTGGCAGTTATAAATCCTCAAAAAACTCATCTGTGCACCTCCAAATTGTAAGTTTAGTATTTTTTTGCATGAAAAAACCCCCAAAGCCTCTAAAATGCCTCAGGATATGACTGTACCTAGTGTCCCTCATTCAGTAAATGAGGCAACTATGAATTTGCGAATCTCACCACTTTCAGATACCTACCTGTCAGCAGGCGACCCTAGCCTTCCCTACCTCTGCTAAACAATGGCCAGTTTTACTATTGGTGTAATTCAACCTTACATACATATAGCCTGTGGTATGTCTGTATGTTTgatgaagtgaagtgaaaaaaTGAAATTAATAAAATCAGTTATACAGCCTCACTCTAGAGAGGGATTCTTAAGAAAGCCAAAGGAAATGCATACCTGGTTGTATGCATGTGTAAGTATAATGAATGTAAAGTATTCACTTGCTATTATTTCAACAATTCAGCTGCTGCTAGCTCCAGGAGCTGGGCTAACTCAAAATGCCAACTAGCCCAGTGCTGCCAGAGGTAGTTCATTTCTTGGGATCAGTGGCACAAGGCAGAGGCAAGGCCAAGCGACACCTGgcaagccatgcaagccaaccTGAAGATTACCTTCTGGAGCTGCAAGCTCCATGAGTACATGGCTAGCCAAGAAGCTTCGGCAACTAGCCAGCTTCATGTTTGCTAACAAATGATGTGGCTTCTCGGGTTGGCCTTGCTTTTGCTGTGTTCCGAGAGTTCACTCTGCTACCTCCCAAGTTTGCACGGTTCCTGACCCTAAAGGCTATAGTCTGGCACTCCCAGAGCTAGCCGTTTTAGCAGTTAGCTCTATTTCGACCAGGAGTAAGGGAGCAATATTCTTTCTACTAATTTCCCCTCCGCTTGCTAGCTTCTCATTTAATCTGTTCATCCAAATGCATGCAAATTCTGCATGTCAAGCCCCTCCCAGCAAATAATCAAAATTGGTTGGAGCTGGTTCTGACCTCGCCTTTCTGAGACTTTCATTTGTGCCCTGTAGATGCAACACAGAAATCCTCAGTCATAGCACTAATGGCTGATTTTGTTCATGATATGTCTTGTAACACACGGAAAACATATTTTGGACATGTtagaaattagatttttttttttttttatagaggcGATGGACTTTAAAGTAACTTTTTCTTGTTGTCCTGTCTTGATTTCTGAAGTCTTAATTTGAATCAAATCATAACTTGGACGCTGAGATATTTTGgttgatttattcattcatcaGAAGGCTAGTTTCATTCTTCCATAAATCAGCCCAAAGTAAAGTGAGTAAATGTTCATTCACTTGCCTGAAAAATGTCATCTGTGTGGCAGCATCTCCGTGTATCTATTAAAAAATTAACACTTACTACAGTCACATTTATCTTGGATAATGACTCATGTTCTCTGAAACTATCCTTATTGGTATCTGGCAAAATGTTTTTCTAAATATACTTCAATGATTTTGTTTGCTAGACTGACTAAAATAATCCAGCCTGAAGTTGTTCAGAGCAGACTGAATTTTGGATTACGAGCCAGAAAAAGCCTTTTTCCTTTGTTGTTCATCCTGTGCACCATCGTGAGTAATCAGACTCCTGTATTCAGGCAAGAGTTTTCATGTGCATGTTTTAGCAATataaaaatgcataaacattagCAGGTTGTAATATCCAGTGAAAAAAACTACCTATCCATTGTGACAGCATAGCTGGATAGCAGTTTTAATGCTGATGTTGCTGAATGTGTAGCAGTGTGTGCTGTCTCTTTAACTGGTGATGGTATCAGACCAGGGGGCCATCCAGTTCCTACAGCTGGAAAAGGTCTACCACGAACGTCTGCTCTCCAACCTCGCCGCCCTGCAGGAGAACTGGGGTACCGTCTGCATCTGTTTACAGTCTAGTTCTGTGCCATGCTGACATAAAGGGCTGAAACTACGCTTATTTTATATGCATCTGCACTCTATTTGTTCACAGAGAGCCAGTGGAGGGAGAAGAAGGACCTAATGAGTGGTTTGCCTGTTGAGACAGACGGCATCAGTGAGAAACATATTGAGATGCTGAGTCACGTCTGCAGAACACACCTCAAGTAAACAACAGCAGACTTTCCTCACATTGCAACACTTCTGTTGCACATTCTGTTGCATATTGCATTTTTTACACATTCAAATTATGCCTTTGATCTAGAGTTTGCAGAGAGCAGAAACCTAGAACAACAACAGTATGTCAAGCACATTCCTCACAGGCCGTCTCCATTTCACCTCGGCAGAAACCTTTTAGGATCAGTTCTGCCTTAATGTAATCAGCTTCTATCTTTGTCTCTCATTTGGACAAATCCAGGAGTCATTGACCAAGACTTTGGTAATGCATGAGGATGAAATGGAGATAGACAGACACATAGGAATATATATGAAACTCAATATTTTGACATGTCCGAAAATATATGACACTGTTGTACGCGACCTGTGTTCTGTTACAGACCAGTCATTTAATGCAGGTGATTTTGAATTAGCAGAGAAACAGATGCAGTCTTCTGCTAAAAAGGCTTGACAAATGTTTAACACAAGTTTGATAAGTTCTGTAACACACCAGTAAAACTGTCTGGACTTTCTCCACCTCTCTCTGTATCTTTCTCCTGGGGCCTGTCTGGATATTCTTACTCTtactcttgtcttttttttttgtaatctcGGTCGCATTGTGGCTTCACTCAGACCATCCGTCAGCGTTGGCCAGGTAAGACGTATTCCTGCTCTTCCTGTTGATCTTTGATCAATTTCAGACTTCTACATGTGATGAATTTGTCaactatgttttttttccccacagaaCAAGCTAAATGCAGCTTTGAAAGACAGTCAGAAGAAGCACGGAACTCAACAATCCTGTCACGATGAGGGTAAAAACACTTTCTATTGCAACATAAGTAAAACCATTGAGCAAGTGGATGACGCATGGACGTCGGAACTATTTCTGAGAGGGGGGGCGGGTTTTTTGTTGGGAGGGGCGTGGGAAGCCCGCACACTTATCAATGATTAaggatttgatttgaagttattttataaTAGCATGCAGTTATAAGAGAACTACAATGGATGAACCCGGCATCTTTATTGTTAAGAAAATGAAACTTTGATAAGTAAATCAAGCCATTTAAGGAACATAACAGCATTATTTGTATCCttgaatgtgttttttattcAGTATCGATACTTAACATACCCAGGCATAGCACATAAAACAcaccacaaatgaaaaaaagaaaagtctgcgTTCATGACTCAGGGCTTTCATGCATTTCAAAAAGTGGACCTTCTCTCAGTTGACCTCCTGATGAAAATTTTAAGCAGGGTCGAGACATGGCTTTCATCCATAAGGTCACTGTGATCATTCATAATGGCCAAATGTGTTAGGCTCTCCTGCGTCATGGTGTTGCGCCGCCAGGTTTTCAGCTTGCGCAAGGCTGAGGAAGAGCGCTTGGGTGCTGCGACAGATATAGGCAGGGCCTGACAGAGCTTAATGAGCTTCTCCACCTCTGACAGCATGGAGTGGGTTTGGGGCTGCAAGGTTTGCAGGATGGACACAACATCCTGGATGGTGCTAACTTCTCGTCCCCTACTCACATTCCTCAGTATGTCCCGCTCAAGGCTTAGTTGCTCTTGTGGAAAGGGGGTCTTTTCAGGGGAACCCACATCCACTCGTTTCCCATGAGCCATCTGAAGAACTGCCTGCTCTCGCCCTGGGCTACTGTATGTAGTCAGGCAGGCTGCATATCACATCAAAAGCATAGATCTATGAATTAATTATATGAAAGAGAAATTTAGTTtaaattgagattttttttttttctgaagcgTAATGCAGTGGGGAGGCCACACCCCTAGTTCCCATGTCTATGGAATGATGTTAATTATCTTGTTACAGGGGCACCTGACAATCAGTGAGATAAATTAGAAAGCAAGGAAATGGTCAGTCCTTCAAACAGTTGTCTTGCAATTAGGGGAAATGGACAAATGTAAGCATCTGGGTTTGGACAGGGGCCAAACTGTGATAACTTGGTAACTGATCAGACCATCTCCAAATAAGCAGAGGCTGTTCTGCAATGGTTCGTATCTACAAAAAGTAGAAGAGGAAAGGTTAACCAGGGCCAAAGTCATTGGTTGCCTGAAGCTTATTGATGCACACAGGGATTAAGACTTGGCCTTTGTGGTCTGTGCCCATAAAAGAACCACtgtacaaacagacaaacagctCTTACTCACTCACCATACTCAATTCTATCCACCACAGAAAGCCCCTGCAGAGGGCACAAGTGTCAGAATTGCGCCATGAAGCAATGGAGAAAGGAGGCGTGGTGGTGATAAATTTTCTTTTACACCATCTGGATGGTCAGATGTGTGCAGTCATTGCTTGGGGAAAAGATAGCAGTTGGGTGGATTATGGGACGAAGGCCATAAACATAAAATGATGCGgttggttttatttttcttggcTTCTGGCTTTCATGTGGATGTTATATTGTCATGTACCACCTGACTAAACATTGCTGCAAACCACATGCTTTGTATGCAAGAAAAAACGGTCCTCCATCAATGGAGGTGTCACTTCTAGTAGCCTCAgaggttttaatattgttgCTGATCACTGTTTGTGTGCCCCCCGTCAGATTCTACCAAAGGGATAAATCAGACTCAGAGGCTACTGCCACACTTACCCCTGTGGGGCTATACTTTGGCCCAATTGTGCTTTAAACTAAACATTGTCTGCATGCAAACCAATTACCAATCACAACAACAGTACAAATTGCACTTATGGCACATACATCATAGCTGCTCAGTTGCACACAATTAAAAGCAGCAGGTGATGAGCAAATGTAATGGTTGTGACAATGTTACTTGTAATTTCAGTGAGAAAGTAAAAAATGGACTGCCTCAAAGACTGATTCTGCCTTTGCTGGAAGCACACCATTCGCATgactaaaaatgaattgaatagcAACACTGACAGGCATGCCAGCTCACGTCATAGCCTCATAAAGTTCTTGTGATCTGTTTGGTTTTATCCAAGTCCATGATGTATCCAGCATTCACTCTGCAGACACCGTAAAAATCATACATGTTGGCTGTTAAAACAAGCATTTTTAAGTGAAAGTGGCGTAAATTTGACACTTGAATGCCTGTGTGCCAGAATGTAAAAATGCAAGGAAAAAGCTTTCCCTTTGATCACTTCAGCTCCTTCTTTAACTGTGAAGATAAAGATTCCTTGTCAGTGTTGTCGATGTGCTTTGTTTCTTCCACCTTTTAGCCAACAAGCCTGAAACGACACACAGCAATGAAGAGGGAGAACAAAGCGCAGAACAGAGTGCTGAATCCACACTTTCCACACAACAGACAGGCCAAGAAGAGGAGGATGGAAGAGAAAAGACATATGAGGAAGGCCAggaagtagaagaagaagaggaggaggaacagtGTGTGGAGACACCAGAGGAGGACGCGGTGAAGGTGGAGTGGCCGACAGGAGTACCCCAGGCCTCGGACAAGGACCTGGCCAAAATGTCCCATACAGATGGGGTAAGCGTACACTCGTGTGAGGTGTTTATCTGCCTTTCCACTTGCTTAGTCATGCTgaagaagatgaaagaaaaaaccTATGGTCATCATTTGGTATAGGTCAGTGCATGGACTGCAGAAATACTTTAGCATCTAATGGAAATATGGTGCAAATATAATTTGCAGATGAATGTGGTATATTTCCGGCTCTTTATCCCCACATGTCATCAGATCTTCTTTCTTTCCTGCCCTCTTTACTTTCCACTCTCCATCCACCCATCAACCTTTGCATGCATCtactttccttccttcctttctctcTTGTCTTTTGTCTACTGTACTAAGTTTCTGCAGAAAAAACAGGCTATTGGTCTGAGTGCTTCATCCTGCTCTGCCCTTTTCTTTGCTGGGACACTCCCATGTGCGATCTTTGCTGTCCCTGTGTGAGATCATAATCAGCCTCCGCCCATGTTCACTGGTGTGTTCTCAAACTTCAGATGTCCACCCTGCCAAATGTGTTAGATTACTGACCTGGGGTCTGGGCCAACACCTCATATTCTGGCTCAGACACTGAGCTGAAGGGGTGTGGTTGAAGGTGAAATCAGAACTATTCCAAACAAGTTGAACAAGCTGAGGGCCTCAAAGTGATGCATTCAAGATCACGACTGTTATGTAAGGCAGTGGATGTCTGAGTGGGAggttttctttcctttgttgTATGTTGTATCCCATTTCATGTGGGTTTTGGAGTTGCTCCACCAGCTAAGCTGCATTTCCCCCTTTCTCTTAATTACACGactaaatgtaaaaacaaaatattgaACACAGAGGAAGAGTGAGCTCCCGGCAAATTGCAGCATTgccctatttttatttttaaaaaaaggaagctGAAGGAATAATTTGTATcttttgggatttttttatGAGTTAATGGCTTATTGTGGTATTGATATATGAGAAAAGCTGAAGCAACAAGTCTTGAACACGTTTGCTGGGTTTATCGCAAAAATGAACAGCAGCAAGTAGGGCTGACCAAAGGctatcaaaaaaagaaaaaagggaaaaaaagctgtttaacAGATCAACAGACATTGGCACTAGTATATAGCGATATGATAGAATACTGTTGATAGTGTAATACGTGAAAAGGCTGTACTGTATCATTTCAGAAACCCTGAAAGGAACTCTGAGAGCCTTCTAAAGCATTTGAAATATTTGAAAGACACGCTTTTCTTTTGCAGATGAGTCATCTGTTGCGATTCTTTATCTCTTTGTGCTTTTCTGTATATTCAGATCTCTTTGCTGCTGAGCTTATCTGTTAGTTAGCACATCAGCTCGCTGTCTTCAGGACTCAAGACCCATTCCCAGTTCCAGCATTTATTAATCTATACTTAACTGAATACCTAATTCATAACAGCTAGAATTAAAATTGTCAAAACACCAATTCCCAAAAAATGTACGTGTCTTAAAAAAGTTAAGATGGGtgcaacaaaaggctgaaaaagTAAGTGGTATTAGAACGAAACAGCTAGAGGAACATGTTTTCAAATTAGGATCATAGGGTAAACAGGTCAGTAAAATAATTGGGTATtaaaaagagcacctcagaGAAGTAGAGATGGGCCGAGGTTCATCTACAAAAAACTGCATCCAAAAATTTCCATCTGCAAAGGAAAGAGTCTAAAATCAATATTGGAAGCCTGTAATCTTCCAGCCCTGAGgtggcactgcattaaaaactggCAGGACTtcgtcatggaaatcactgcattcgctcagaaacacttccagaaattTACCCACTGACCTCACTGAATAACTGACATAAAAATGATGGCAGCAAATGAGGCTGACATCTTGAGAGATGGCTCACTTTCAGTGGTAAGCATATGACTGCCCAATGTATTATTTCTGCTCTGTCAGATTTCTATGGATTTTTGTTACGTCAAAAGGTTTTCATTGGTGTGGAGGGTTCTCAAAGCTTTGCTTGGAATTTTTCTTCTACTGGAACTCTGTTGACCGTTGCCGTGTTCCTGCAGGCTGTACCTAGCATGAAAAATTCATATTTAATGTGTAACAATTATGTAAGAAGTTACTTCCTGAGTTTTGGGCCCCGCTGATTACTGCACTTGTCCAATCATGATTTTACAAACACAGCAGTCAAGACTTCTTGAATTTTTCATGCACAGGGAATATTTTGTACTTCTGTGTTGCTGTGCTTCATCTATGCTGGATTCGCTTACTACAACTAAACTTCTGTATCAATGTCTCTGCAGACTGGCTTGCTTTGATGATTTATGTCTTGCGTCGTCTTCTGTGGGTTTTCTTTCCGTGTTTGAATCCAAATGTAAAACGGAAAGGTTGTGAATCGTGACAAAGCCTTTTAGTCAGAATTAGATATTATATGGTCTATTGCACTCTTGATTTAGGTTCCTTTTCCTACAGCAGGCTAAATGTTTAAAGACTCCTCGCCAATAaaagtttttaaacttttttgcaTACTTATATAAGCCAAAAGTCGAATAATGAGTAAAATAAGCAGTAAATGACAGATCTAAATATTTCCATCTTGGAGCTGCAGAATATCATCATCAGGGTTTCATATATATCTGTATAGACCCGGTGCTAACATGCACCCTGGGTGATCATATGACAAAAGGATGGACTAAATACAGATGTGAATGCACTATATCACAAGGTAAAATGCAAACGTTGTCTGCAACACTGTCCAAATTCTTAACAATGTGAGCCAAAAATCTGCAATGTGCCACCAAATCTGACGTGACTCCATGCAAGCAGCTGAATTTCAACTCAGACGTTTCCTTGCTTTTACGATTTGTGGAAAAAATACATTTGGTAAAAGCGGCGAAAGTATCTTTTACAGAAGACTTCCTGGTGAAGGAAGTGAACAAAGCAGCTGTAAGCACATTATCAAAACTATAAATCTGTTCTTGCAGTTTTAATGGGTCTTGCCTAAAATATTTAGAGAGCGGCGCAATTTTCAGTTCCTCAGATGTGATCTTTTAATACAAAGATGCATAAACATTGATGGTCGGAGCGAGCGGGAAATGTGAGTTGCACATTATACGGTGCACAAAACCTGAGAGACTATTTAAATTGAGTATTTCCCCCCCCTAAATCTTTAAGCCTCCAGACGGCCAAATAAATCAGTGCCTATTTTTTGTGTATGGGTTTGTTTTGGTTCCTTGAATCAAACTTCGCTTTATTATAACTTGGACAAGGCTAAATAAAAAAGGTCCAGAAGTATATGGAAGTTTTAAAACGTTAGTCAGATTAAATGAATTTTGTAATATTATCACCGAAAAAAGTTTTGTAAACATTAATTAGCAGCTGTGTAACCGGACTGCCAAAACTTGCCGTTGTTCTGTAAGCAAGAAGACATAAGTTTTCGTTTTCCTCATCTCTGTGTCTCTATCAGAACTCCTACCGAGATGGTCTCGTCTCCATTTTGAAGAGGAGGCGAGCATCGCTGGATGGACTGCCCCCCCCAGACAGTGCTGATGTTAAACAGAGCTCCAAACGCAAAGTTCGTTTTAGTGAGCCAGAGGATGGCATAGAGCAAGGTACAGAGCAACAAATGTAGAGACTCCAGTGAATTATGTGGTATATAGATCAATTTAAGAGGGCAGAAGAATTATCAGCATTGTTACAAAATTGGTTTGAGGAATTCCTAGACTGATGCTGAAATCTGCATGCCATATAAGATCTGTCGGAAAATATTTTGACACACCTAATGCTTGTCTGTATTCTAACTTGTAGATGAGGTGGGTGGAGATTCCTGCCttatcctgctgctgctgtgtctgATAACTGTGGTTATCAGCATAGGTGGGACTGCGCTCTACTGCACGGTGGTGGACACTTACTCCAACATCTGCACCGACTTCACTCACAATGTCGACTTCTACGTCACAAATGTACGAGGGTTTATTGAGGGGCTCGGACACTGGCTGCCACTTGGGACTTAGACCCACTCACCTGCATTCCAGACAAATACTACTTGAGGCATTTGTTGCTTTGATGCACAGAAACGGTCGATTTAGAGACCTATAGTACCAGCGGCAATCTGACGCTGCTGTCCAGACAGTTTAAAGCTTTGCTTTAGTTCAGAATTGTGTCTGAACAAAAGAGCTTGCAACCTCTGTCTTACTTGTGAGTGCGATCAAATGGACCTACAAATAGGTTATAGGTGTCGATTTGAGCGCC is part of the Odontesthes bonariensis isolate fOdoBon6 chromosome 24, fOdoBon6.hap1, whole genome shotgun sequence genome and harbors:
- the cnstb gene encoding consortin, connexin sorting protein b translates to MGNKNTSEPKGTAADVTQKEERVFVDNVTGSVSTDGAQGPSPELLASLRSLGENTDYTLLPHSLHQIAEAYSLEGDYQGAIQFLQLEKVYHERLLSNLAALQENWESQWREKKDLMSGLPVETDGISEKHIEMLSHVCRTHLKPSVSVGQNKLNAALKDSQKKHGTQQSCHDEANKPETTHSNEEGEQSAEQSAESTLSTQQTGQEEEDGREKTYEEGQEVEEEEEEEQCVETPEEDAVKVEWPTGVPQASDKDLAKMSHTDGNSYRDGLVSILKRRRASLDGLPPPDSADVKQSSKRKVRFSEPEDGIEQDEVGGDSCLILLLLCLITVVISIGGTALYCTVVDTYSNICTDFTHNVDFYVTNVRGFIEGLGHWLPLGT